From a single Coriobacteriaceae bacterium genomic region:
- the rplM gene encoding 50S ribosomal protein L13, with amino-acid sequence MISKSTHYAKQGEVQRNWVLVDADGAVLGRLATQIAMILRGKNKPQFTPNSDCGDFVVVINADKVQLTGNKADTKTYYRHSGYNGGLKAESFRQAMEKHPEKVIERAVRGMLPKTTLGRAQMTKLKVYAGAEHPHAAQNPTKIELEA; translated from the coding sequence GTGATTTCGAAATCGACTCACTACGCCAAGCAGGGCGAGGTCCAGCGCAACTGGGTTCTCGTCGACGCCGATGGTGCTGTCCTGGGCCGTCTTGCCACCCAGATCGCAATGATCCTGCGCGGTAAGAACAAGCCCCAGTTCACGCCCAACAGCGACTGCGGCGACTTCGTTGTCGTCATCAACGCCGATAAGGTCCAGCTTACCGGTAACAAGGCCGACACGAAGACCTATTATCGCCACAGCGGCTACAACGGCGGCCTCAAGGCTGAGAGCTTCCGCCAGGCTATGGAGAAGCACCCGGAGAAGGTCATCGAGCGCGCCGTTCGCGGTATGCTGCCCAAGACCACCCTCGGCCGTGCCCAGATGACCAAGCTTAAGGTCTACGCTGGTGCCGAGCATCCGCATGCTGCCCAGAACCCCACGAAGATTGAGCTGGAGGCTTAA
- the tnpA gene encoding IS200/IS605 family transposase, whose protein sequence is MAQKAYSLSRTKWMCKYHIVFTPKYRRKVIYSQIRSDIGEILRKLCEYKGIEIIEGHLMPDHVHVLLAIPPKYSVASVMGYLKGKSSLMIFDRHANLKYKFGNRKFWAEGYYVSTVGLNEATIAKYIREQESHDIALDKLGVKEYEDPFKRR, encoded by the coding sequence ATGGCCCAGAAGGCCTACAGCCTTTCCCGCACGAAGTGGATGTGCAAGTACCACATCGTGTTCACGCCGAAGTATAGGCGCAAAGTGATCTACAGCCAAATCAGGAGCGACATAGGGGAGATCCTCAGGAAGCTGTGCGAGTACAAGGGGATCGAGATAATCGAGGGGCACCTGATGCCCGACCACGTGCACGTGCTGCTGGCGATCCCGCCGAAGTACAGCGTCGCGAGCGTCATGGGCTACCTGAAGGGGAAGAGCTCGCTGATGATATTCGACAGGCACGCCAACCTCAAGTACAAGTTCGGCAACAGGAAGTTCTGGGCGGAGGGCTACTACGTGTCCACCGTCGGCCTGAACGAGGCGACGATCGCCAAGTACATCAGGGAGCAGGAGTCCCACGACATCGCGCTGGACAAGCTGGGCGTGAAGGAGTACGAGGACCCCTTCAAGAGGAGGTGA
- a CDS encoding ABC transporter ATP-binding protein/permease: MAKGSKREGGGIGELLAYAGDRKFLTYLGMALSALSQLLSFGPYVCIWLVARDLIAVAPNWSEACDIAMYGWWAVGFALASIVAYFVGLMCTHLSAFRCASNIRKTTSEHLLKLLLGYFDTHATGELRRVVDGCAASTETLLAHMLPDIAGAAAMVVGLLVLLFALDWRLGAACLISVAISLGAMAAMMGGKGAEFMKAYMGALVKMNKTGTEYVRGIPVVKVFQQTVYSFKAFHDAIAEYADMAQNYSGTFCRGPQVLNLTALNGLVAFFLPVALLLAPGETDFAHFLTNFTFYAIFSAVVPTAMTKLMFVGEASQMSADSLARIRSIMESEQLLVPAQPKRPVGSDVRFEDVSFTYEGAEAPAVSHVTFNVPAGSTLALVGPSGGGKSTCASLIPRFWDVSSGRVLVGGVDVRDMDPHELMDQVAFVFQTNQLFRQTLADNVRASKPAATDDEVRAALSAAQCDDIVAKLPQGINTMLGAGGAYLSGGEVQRVALARAILKDAPIVVLDEATAFADPENEALIQRAFSKLAAGRTVIMIAHRLSTVVGADQIVVLNQGSVQESGTHAELLSQEGLYAKMWAEYEQAASWKITAATADAAVTKGGEA; encoded by the coding sequence ATGGCAAAGGGATCAAAAAGGGAAGGTGGAGGCATCGGCGAGTTGCTCGCGTATGCCGGTGACCGCAAATTCCTAACGTATTTGGGCATGGCGCTCTCGGCGCTCTCGCAGCTGCTGAGCTTTGGCCCGTACGTGTGCATTTGGCTTGTCGCGCGCGATCTGATCGCCGTGGCGCCTAACTGGAGCGAAGCCTGCGACATCGCGATGTATGGCTGGTGGGCCGTGGGTTTTGCCCTGGCAAGCATCGTAGCTTATTTCGTGGGGCTCATGTGCACGCATCTGTCCGCGTTTCGCTGTGCGTCCAATATCCGCAAGACTACGAGCGAGCACCTGCTTAAGCTGCTGCTTGGCTACTTTGACACGCACGCCACCGGTGAGCTGCGTCGTGTTGTAGACGGATGTGCCGCCTCCACCGAGACTTTGCTCGCACACATGCTGCCCGATATCGCAGGCGCCGCTGCCATGGTCGTGGGCTTGCTCGTGCTGCTTTTCGCCCTCGATTGGCGCTTGGGCGCGGCATGCCTCATCTCGGTGGCCATTTCGCTTGGCGCCATGGCCGCCATGATGGGCGGCAAAGGCGCCGAGTTCATGAAGGCCTACATGGGAGCGCTGGTCAAGATGAACAAGACCGGCACCGAATACGTACGCGGCATCCCTGTGGTCAAGGTGTTTCAGCAGACGGTCTACTCCTTTAAGGCCTTCCACGATGCGATTGCCGAATACGCCGATATGGCACAAAACTATTCGGGCACGTTCTGTCGAGGCCCGCAAGTGCTCAATCTTACGGCGCTCAACGGCCTCGTGGCATTCTTTTTGCCCGTGGCGTTGCTGCTGGCTCCGGGCGAGACGGATTTTGCGCACTTTTTGACAAACTTCACCTTCTACGCGATTTTTTCGGCCGTGGTGCCCACAGCCATGACCAAGCTTATGTTTGTGGGCGAGGCATCTCAAATGAGTGCCGATTCGCTGGCGCGCATCCGAAGCATCATGGAGTCTGAGCAACTTCTGGTGCCCGCTCAGCCTAAGCGTCCTGTTGGCAGCGATGTGCGCTTTGAGGACGTGAGCTTCACGTACGAGGGTGCCGAAGCACCTGCCGTCAGCCACGTAACCTTTAACGTCCCCGCAGGCAGTACCCTTGCGCTGGTGGGTCCCTCGGGCGGTGGTAAGTCAACCTGCGCAAGCTTGATCCCGCGTTTTTGGGATGTTTCCTCGGGTCGAGTGCTCGTAGGCGGTGTGGACGTTCGCGATATGGATCCGCACGAGCTTATGGACCAGGTCGCCTTTGTGTTCCAGACCAACCAGCTGTTCCGGCAAACACTTGCCGATAACGTGCGCGCCTCCAAGCCTGCGGCCACTGACGACGAGGTGCGTGCGGCCCTCTCCGCAGCTCAGTGCGACGACATTGTGGCCAAGCTCCCACAGGGCATCAATACCATGCTCGGCGCCGGCGGGGCATATCTTTCGGGTGGCGAGGTCCAGCGCGTGGCATTAGCCCGCGCGATCCTTAAAGACGCGCCTATCGTGGTGCTCGATGAGGCCACGGCGTTTGCCGACCCCGAGAACGAGGCGCTCATCCAGCGCGCCTTTAGCAAGCTGGCGGCGGGCCGCACGGTCATTATGATCGCGCACCGACTCTCGACTGTAGTGGGCGCAGACCAAATCGTGGTGCTCAACCAGGGCAGCGTGCAGGAGTCGGGTACCCATGCCGAGTTGCTGTCCCAAGAGGGTCTGTATGCCAAGATGTGGGCCGAATACGAACAGGCTGCGAGCTGGAAAATCACTGCAGCGACCGCGGATGCCGCCGTCACGAAGGGAGGCGAGGCCTAA
- a CDS encoding DUF6110 family protein translates to MKKSTFNTLLVGGGFLLGTAGIKLLTSAPVKNACVQGIACGMRIKNGYQDMVEQAKANVDDMVAEAAYITQSEAAADEAAE, encoded by the coding sequence ATGAAGAAGTCGACTTTTAACACCCTGCTTGTCGGTGGCGGTTTTCTGCTTGGCACGGCCGGCATCAAGCTGCTTACCAGCGCTCCGGTAAAGAATGCCTGCGTGCAGGGTATCGCGTGCGGCATGCGCATCAAGAACGGCTACCAGGACATGGTCGAGCAGGCCAAGGCTAATGTCGACGACATGGTTGCCGAGGCTGCTTACATCACCCAGAGCGAGGCCGCTGCTGACGAGGCAGCCGAGTAA
- the glmM gene encoding phosphoglucosamine mutase: MPQNIFGTDGVRGVANADLSCDLAFRLGRAATKFLGPDICIGRDTRLSGTMLESALTAGIMAEGGRPHCCGVIPTPAVALLTVQNELDGGIVISASHNPPEFNGIKFFSRKGMKLPDAVEEEISAWVMSEEAMAADTLPTGAGVGHIIKMKDARKAYVDHAIDTLDGLRLDGLVVAVDCGHGASCQTTPAALQRLGATVHAINTDYCGTDINVECGSTHLEPLRELVLRTHADIGLAHDGDADRVLFVDSEGNEIDGDYILAICGSDLAARGKLANSEIVSTVMCNLGFSIAMKEQGFEMVQTAVGDRYVLERMLADGAVIGGEQSGHIIFLEHNTTGDGLVTALQLLAVLKRTGRTLTDLAGIMKKYPQVLVNVHSDNKAGLDDCQPIWDAVAAAEKELDGRGRILVRPSGTEPLVRVMAEAETHELTQRVVDDIVEVVKRELP, from the coding sequence ATGCCCCAGAACATCTTCGGTACCGACGGCGTCCGTGGCGTCGCCAATGCCGACCTCTCGTGCGACCTCGCATTTCGCCTTGGCCGTGCGGCGACCAAGTTCCTTGGTCCGGACATTTGCATCGGCCGCGACACGCGTCTTTCGGGCACCATGCTCGAGAGCGCTCTGACCGCCGGCATTATGGCCGAGGGCGGCCGCCCGCACTGCTGCGGCGTTATCCCTACGCCGGCCGTGGCGCTGCTCACCGTCCAAAACGAGCTTGACGGCGGCATCGTCATCTCTGCTTCGCACAATCCGCCGGAGTTCAACGGCATCAAGTTCTTTAGCCGCAAGGGCATGAAGCTTCCCGACGCGGTCGAGGAAGAGATCAGCGCCTGGGTCATGTCCGAGGAAGCCATGGCTGCCGACACGCTGCCGACTGGCGCCGGCGTGGGCCATATCATCAAGATGAAGGACGCTCGCAAGGCATACGTCGACCACGCCATCGATACGCTTGATGGCCTGAGGCTCGACGGCCTGGTCGTTGCCGTCGACTGCGGCCATGGCGCTTCCTGCCAGACCACGCCCGCCGCGCTGCAGCGCCTGGGTGCCACGGTGCACGCTATCAACACCGATTATTGCGGCACCGACATCAATGTCGAGTGCGGCTCTACGCACCTCGAGCCCCTGCGCGAGCTCGTGCTGCGCACCCACGCCGATATCGGTCTGGCCCACGACGGCGACGCCGATCGCGTGCTGTTCGTGGACAGTGAGGGCAATGAGATCGACGGTGACTACATCCTGGCCATCTGCGGCTCCGACCTGGCCGCCCGTGGCAAGCTCGCCAACTCCGAGATCGTCTCGACCGTCATGTGCAACCTGGGCTTCTCCATCGCTATGAAGGAGCAGGGCTTCGAGATGGTTCAGACCGCCGTGGGCGATCGCTACGTTCTGGAGCGTATGCTTGCGGACGGCGCCGTCATCGGCGGCGAACAGTCCGGGCACATCATCTTCCTGGAGCACAACACCACCGGTGACGGCCTGGTGACGGCTCTGCAGCTGCTGGCCGTGCTCAAGCGCACCGGTCGTACCCTCACCGATCTTGCCGGCATCATGAAGAAGTACCCGCAGGTACTCGTCAACGTGCATTCGGACAACAAGGCTGGTCTGGACGATTGCCAGCCCATTTGGGACGCCGTCGCTGCTGCCGAGAAGGAGCTTGACGGCCGCGGCCGCATTCTGGTGCGCCCGAGCGGTACTGAGCCGCTGGTTCGCGTTATGGCCGAGGCGGAGACGCACGAGCTGACCCAGCGTGTTGTCGACGACATCGTCGAGGTTGTCAAGCGCGAACTTCCCTAA
- a CDS encoding PTS glucose transporter subunit IIA — MFTKVLRSFGMRGRVLTLDAPISGDVIPLSEVNDQTFATGLLGQGVAIQPTGTRVIAPADAKVEAIFPTGHAVALNTVDGLDVLIHVGLDTVQLEGKHFTVHAQVGDIVHKGDVLIEFDREAIAAEGYDVTVPILVCNSVEFSSIKGSVGVHVEEMDQLIVARER, encoded by the coding sequence ATGTTCACTAAAGTCCTAAGGTCTTTTGGTATGCGTGGTCGAGTCCTTACGCTGGATGCTCCCATCTCGGGCGATGTCATTCCGCTTTCCGAGGTAAACGATCAGACGTTTGCCACCGGCCTTTTGGGCCAGGGCGTTGCCATTCAGCCTACGGGTACGCGCGTGATCGCGCCGGCTGATGCCAAGGTCGAGGCTATTTTTCCCACGGGACACGCCGTTGCGCTTAACACGGTCGATGGCTTGGACGTGCTCATCCACGTTGGTTTGGACACTGTTCAGCTCGAGGGCAAGCACTTTACCGTACATGCGCAAGTGGGTGACATCGTCCATAAGGGCGATGTGCTCATTGAGTTCGATCGCGAGGCAATTGCTGCCGAGGGCTACGATGTGACGGTTCCCATCTTGGTGTGCAACTCCGTTGAGTTCTCGAGCATCAAGGGCTCCGTTGGCGTGCATGTCGAAGAGATGGACCAGCTCATCGTTGCTCGCGAGCGCTAG
- a CDS encoding ABC transporter ATP-binding protein/permease, producing the protein MFASFQKKYFLSDKGVAGVKRGIFWTTLTNLITMSGMGFLFLVMAGFVEHLASGADLPDALPIVGGLLVFFVLLFASNWQQYYYTYCIFYEECGKQRMEIAERLRKLPLSFFGRRDLADLTETIMGDVQTMEHAYSHVLGELWGAIIASAIVFVASLFFCWQLAIAAFWSVPVAFAVLYLTRGPMVPVFDRVRAEKVKVTEAIQETLDCVREIRATNQEAYYLEGLGAVIDVEERETTKGELVNGLLVNSAFVILRLGIATTLVTGAAMVASGRVDFLVMFAFLLMVSRIYAPFDQALMLVSELFAAESSAKRMRSIMEEPVARGSEKFEPVGHDVVFDHVAFGYGAGEDGRAGEKVLTDVSFTAKEGEVTALVGPSGSGKSTVSRLAARFWDATKGTVTVGGVDVASVDHEVLLRDYAIVFQDVLLFDDTVMGNIRLGRRDATDEEVLAAARAANCDEFVSRMPQGYDTMIGENGSKLSGGERQRISIARALLKDAPIVLLDEATASLDVENETVVQQALSRLLAGKTVIVIAHRMRTVENADKIVVLKDGVVAEQGTPAQLKAAGGEFARMVALQKEAAAWQL; encoded by the coding sequence ATGTTCGCCTCATTCCAAAAGAAGTATTTCCTATCCGATAAAGGTGTCGCCGGCGTAAAACGTGGCATTTTCTGGACCACGCTCACTAATCTCATTACCATGTCCGGCATGGGCTTTTTATTCCTGGTTATGGCCGGCTTTGTCGAGCATCTCGCCAGCGGGGCTGACCTGCCGGATGCCCTGCCGATTGTGGGCGGCCTCCTGGTCTTTTTCGTGTTGCTCTTTGCCTCTAACTGGCAGCAGTATTACTACACCTACTGCATCTTTTACGAGGAATGCGGCAAGCAGCGTATGGAGATCGCCGAACGTTTGCGCAAACTGCCGCTGTCGTTTTTTGGTCGTCGTGATCTGGCCGATTTAACCGAGACCATTATGGGCGACGTCCAGACCATGGAGCACGCCTACAGCCACGTGCTGGGAGAGCTTTGGGGTGCGATCATCGCAAGCGCCATTGTGTTCGTGGCGTCGCTGTTCTTTTGCTGGCAGCTGGCGATCGCGGCGTTTTGGAGCGTTCCCGTGGCCTTTGCCGTGCTGTATTTGACGCGCGGTCCCATGGTCCCGGTGTTCGACCGTGTTCGCGCCGAGAAGGTCAAAGTCACTGAGGCGATCCAGGAGACGCTCGATTGTGTGCGCGAGATCCGCGCTACCAACCAGGAGGCCTATTATCTTGAGGGACTCGGCGCCGTGATTGATGTCGAGGAGCGCGAGACCACTAAGGGAGAACTCGTTAACGGGCTTTTGGTCAACTCCGCCTTTGTCATCCTGCGTCTGGGCATTGCCACCACGCTGGTAACGGGTGCCGCGATGGTTGCCTCGGGGCGGGTCGACTTTTTGGTGATGTTTGCCTTCCTGCTTATGGTGAGCCGCATCTATGCGCCTTTTGACCAGGCGTTGATGCTGGTGTCCGAGCTGTTTGCCGCCGAGTCGTCAGCTAAGCGTATGCGCTCTATCATGGAAGAGCCTGTGGCGCGGGGCAGCGAGAAATTTGAGCCCGTGGGCCACGATGTGGTGTTCGATCACGTGGCATTTGGCTATGGTGCGGGCGAGGACGGCCGCGCCGGCGAGAAAGTTCTTACCGATGTGAGCTTTACCGCCAAGGAAGGCGAAGTCACGGCACTGGTCGGTCCTTCGGGTTCCGGTAAGTCTACAGTGAGCCGCCTGGCCGCGCGCTTTTGGGATGCCACCAAAGGCACGGTCACCGTGGGTGGCGTGGATGTTGCGAGCGTCGATCACGAGGTGCTGCTGCGCGACTACGCCATTGTGTTCCAAGACGTGCTGCTCTTTGACGACACAGTGATGGGAAACATCCGCCTCGGGCGTCGTGATGCCACCGATGAGGAAGTGCTTGCGGCCGCGCGTGCCGCCAACTGTGACGAGTTTGTGAGCCGCATGCCGCAGGGCTACGACACCATGATCGGCGAGAACGGCTCCAAACTCTCTGGTGGCGAGCGCCAGCGCATCTCCATCGCCCGCGCGCTGCTCAAAGACGCGCCCATCGTGCTGCTGGACGAGGCGACGGCAAGCTTGGATGTGGAGAATGAGACCGTGGTACAGCAGGCACTCTCCCGTCTGCTTGCAGGTAAGACGGTTATCGTTATTGCCCACCGTATGCGTACGGTGGAAAATGCCGACAAAATCGTTGTGCTCAAGGATGGTGTGGTTGCCGAGCAGGGCACTCCGGCGCAGCTTAAGGCGGCAGGCGGAGAATTTGCCCGCATGGTCGCACTGCAAAAGGAAGCGGCTGCCTGGCAGCTGTAG
- a CDS encoding heavy metal translocating P-type ATPase codes for MPESDLDALLKLSGDIDGVHKVRVYGRIGQMALEYDEPRRASVLDALGALDAQAIADAKSGYVMQLEPRKHKLVMDLATLVGAHYARRWFLPTPLRAVFVVAGYMAFLRAALHELAQPRLTVPVLDASAIGISFVKRDVDTAGQTMFLLNVGELLEDYTRAMSENELINSLLDVPDKAQKVVGDTEVSVAATELEPGDLVAVRTGMSICIDGVVERGSAMVNQATLTGEPLAVERSVGDDVFAGTVVEDGSILVRVRANTAQTKLRSIVSLVQTADSLKSEGQSHMEDLANKIVPWNFLLAGLVALTTRSLIKTSAALMVDYSCALKLTGSVAVMTAMSDAAKMGVMVKGAKYFESFAKADTIVFDKTGTLTEAQPRLACVLTTDGWSEDEILRLSACLEEHFPHPVARAVVNAARERGLEHRERHAAVEYIVAHGIASSIEGRRAIIGSAHFVFEDEGAQLESDIKERIESQMQGLSPLYLAVDGTVVGVLGIEDPLKPGVREAIADLHALGVKHVVMLTGDSERTAERIAREAGVDEFKAELLPEDKYAYVERIKGEGRHVAMVGDGVNDSPALGLADVGLAMGGGSDIAKEVADIILTDTELDAIVRLRRMSQGLIDRLTSSYSKVMLTNSALLALGITGMITPQASSLLHNGSTIAYSLGNAKAYLR; via the coding sequence GTGCCAGAGAGCGATCTCGACGCACTTCTTAAGCTCAGCGGCGATATCGACGGCGTGCACAAGGTGCGCGTTTATGGCCGTATTGGCCAGATGGCGCTCGAATATGACGAGCCGCGCCGCGCGAGCGTGCTCGACGCCTTGGGCGCGCTCGATGCTCAAGCTATCGCCGATGCCAAGTCGGGCTACGTGATGCAACTCGAGCCGCGCAAGCACAAACTCGTTATGGACCTGGCGACACTCGTCGGCGCCCATTACGCACGTCGCTGGTTCTTGCCGACGCCTCTGCGTGCGGTGTTTGTCGTGGCCGGTTACATGGCATTTTTGCGCGCTGCCCTTCATGAGCTGGCACAGCCGCGCCTGACCGTTCCTGTGCTCGACGCTTCGGCCATCGGCATTTCGTTCGTCAAGCGTGATGTCGACACTGCGGGCCAGACGATGTTCCTGCTCAACGTGGGCGAGCTGCTCGAGGACTACACCCGCGCCATGAGCGAAAACGAGCTCATCAACTCGCTGCTCGATGTGCCCGACAAGGCGCAAAAGGTCGTCGGCGACACCGAGGTGAGCGTTGCTGCGACCGAGCTCGAGCCCGGCGATCTGGTCGCCGTACGCACCGGCATGTCCATCTGCATTGACGGTGTGGTCGAACGGGGGAGCGCCATGGTCAACCAGGCGACCCTGACCGGCGAGCCGCTGGCCGTCGAGCGCAGCGTGGGCGACGACGTGTTCGCCGGTACCGTCGTGGAAGACGGCAGCATCTTGGTGCGCGTGCGCGCCAATACGGCGCAAACCAAACTGCGCTCAATCGTCTCGCTCGTGCAGACGGCCGACTCGCTCAAGTCCGAGGGCCAGTCGCACATGGAGGACCTCGCCAACAAGATCGTTCCGTGGAACTTCCTGCTCGCGGGCCTGGTTGCGCTTACTACCCGCAGCCTCATCAAGACCTCAGCGGCGCTGATGGTCGACTACTCGTGCGCACTCAAGCTCACGGGCTCCGTCGCCGTCATGACCGCCATGAGCGATGCTGCCAAGATGGGTGTTATGGTCAAGGGCGCCAAGTACTTTGAGTCGTTTGCCAAGGCCGACACCATTGTGTTTGATAAGACCGGCACGCTTACCGAGGCGCAGCCGCGTCTTGCCTGCGTGCTCACCACCGATGGTTGGAGCGAGGACGAGATCCTGCGCCTTTCCGCTTGCTTGGAGGAGCATTTTCCGCATCCGGTGGCGCGTGCCGTGGTCAACGCCGCCCGCGAGCGCGGGCTCGAGCACCGCGAGCGCCATGCCGCCGTCGAGTACATCGTGGCGCACGGCATCGCCTCGTCCATCGAGGGTCGTCGCGCAATTATTGGCTCGGCACACTTTGTGTTTGAGGATGAGGGCGCGCAACTCGAGTCCGACATTAAGGAGCGCATCGAGTCCCAGATGCAGGGCCTGTCGCCGCTGTATCTGGCGGTCGACGGCACGGTCGTGGGTGTGCTCGGCATCGAGGATCCGCTCAAGCCCGGGGTCCGCGAGGCCATCGCCGACCTGCATGCGCTGGGCGTCAAGCATGTCGTTATGCTCACGGGCGACTCCGAGCGCACGGCCGAGCGCATTGCGCGAGAGGCGGGCGTCGATGAGTTTAAGGCCGAGCTGCTGCCCGAGGACAAGTACGCGTATGTGGAGCGCATTAAGGGCGAGGGACGCCACGTTGCCATGGTGGGCGACGGCGTCAACGACTCACCGGCGCTGGGCCTGGCCGATGTGGGTCTGGCCATGGGCGGTGGAAGCGACATCGCCAAGGAGGTCGCCGATATCATCCTGACCGATACGGAACTCGATGCGATTGTTCGCCTGCGCCGCATGAGCCAGGGACTCATCGATCGTCTGACGAGTTCGTATTCCAAGGTGATGCTCACCAACTCGGCGCTGTTGGCATTGGGTATTACCGGCATGATTACTCCGCAGGCGTCGTCACTGCTGCACAACGGCTCGACGATTGCCTACAGCCTGGGCAACGCGAAGGCTTACCTGCGTTAG
- a CDS encoding PIN domain-containing protein yields MSGAPLKIMVDANVWVDSFCVDHAESLAARAFIGQATDTRALLFFPVHIAKDVLYVVQHELKRSVLASGGTLDEASARAIGDAALVFVRNMTENATVVGADASDLWLADKYLALHRDYEDNLVLAACKRAQVDYLVTNDRKLLEHADLAAKTPRQMMPILALAERGGAAIG; encoded by the coding sequence GTGAGCGGGGCTCCCCTCAAAATAATGGTGGACGCCAACGTATGGGTTGATTCGTTTTGCGTCGACCATGCCGAGTCGCTTGCCGCGCGTGCGTTTATTGGGCAGGCGACGGATACGCGGGCGTTGCTGTTCTTTCCGGTGCATATCGCTAAGGACGTGCTATACGTTGTCCAACACGAGCTGAAGCGTAGCGTTCTTGCCAGCGGGGGAACGCTCGACGAGGCATCTGCCCGCGCGATTGGCGATGCGGCGTTGGTGTTTGTGCGGAACATGACCGAAAACGCCACGGTCGTGGGTGCAGATGCGTCGGACCTTTGGCTGGCCGACAAATACTTAGCGCTCCATCGCGATTACGAGGACAACTTGGTACTCGCCGCATGCAAACGCGCCCAGGTCGATTACTTGGTAACTAACGATCGCAAGCTGCTCGAACATGCCGATCTTGCAGCAAAGACCCCGCGTCAAATGATGCCGATTCTTGCTTTGGCCGAACGCGGCGGCGCGGCTATCGGTTGA
- the rpsI gene encoding 30S ribosomal protein S9, with protein sequence MAENTVVYQGTGRRKNAVARVRLVPGTGKVTINKRDAEQYFGRHQLVENALAPFKVTDTAGQFDVIALCDGGGISGQSGALRLGIARALLNAGDYRADLKKAGFLTRDARVVERKKYGLKKARRAPQFSKR encoded by the coding sequence ATGGCTGAGAACACCGTTGTCTACCAGGGTACCGGCCGTCGTAAGAACGCCGTAGCCCGCGTCCGTCTCGTCCCCGGCACCGGCAAGGTGACCATCAACAAGCGTGACGCCGAGCAGTATTTCGGCCGTCATCAGCTCGTTGAGAACGCCCTTGCTCCCTTCAAGGTGACCGACACCGCCGGTCAGTTCGACGTTATCGCTCTGTGCGATGGCGGCGGCATCTCCGGTCAGTCCGGCGCTCTGCGTCTGGGCATCGCTCGCGCTCTTCTGAACGCTGGCGACTACCGTGCTGACCTCAAGAAGGCCGGTTTCCTTACGCGCGATGCTCGCGTGGTCGAGCGCAAGAAGTACGGCCTCAAGAAGGCCCGCCGCGCTCCCCAGTTCTCCAAGCGCTAA
- a CDS encoding patatin family protein produces MTAEDKAKNAGKVALVLEGGSFRGQFTAGVLDVLMEAGVEIPAVYGVSAGALNGVNYKSHQIGRANRINLAFCNDSRFMGAASFASTGSIVGYDFIFNDVQDRLDPFDNETFDASPIEMYAVATDMLFGTATYLPVKSAVLDLDAVRASTSLPLVTPPVEIDGHKYVDGGVADSIPIEHVLEEAGFDRAVVIVTQDRSYEKKPYEFLPAARARYADYPYLLEAIETRHDRYNIQRMHLWKYEREGRALVVAPQKPVEVGHVERDPAKLLDLYIQGRQEAKRLLAEIQEFVER; encoded by the coding sequence ATGACTGCAGAAGATAAGGCAAAGAACGCCGGCAAGGTCGCGCTCGTCCTGGAGGGCGGTAGTTTTCGCGGGCAGTTTACTGCGGGCGTGCTTGACGTTCTCATGGAGGCCGGCGTCGAGATTCCGGCGGTATATGGCGTATCGGCCGGCGCCCTCAACGGCGTGAACTACAAGTCGCACCAGATCGGCCGTGCCAACCGCATCAACCTGGCTTTCTGCAACGATAGCCGCTTCATGGGCGCCGCATCGTTTGCGTCCACGGGTTCCATCGTGGGTTACGACTTTATCTTCAACGATGTCCAGGACCGCCTGGATCCCTTTGACAACGAGACGTTCGACGCGAGCCCCATCGAGATGTACGCCGTCGCGACGGACATGCTCTTTGGAACCGCCACGTACCTCCCGGTTAAAAGCGCAGTGCTCGACCTCGACGCCGTGCGTGCCTCGACCTCGCTGCCGCTGGTGACGCCGCCGGTCGAGATTGACGGGCACAAATACGTCGACGGCGGCGTAGCCGATTCGATCCCCATCGAGCACGTGCTGGAGGAGGCGGGCTTCGACCGCGCGGTTGTCATTGTCACGCAGGACCGCTCGTACGAGAAAAAACCCTACGAGTTTTTGCCGGCCGCGCGTGCGCGTTATGCCGACTACCCCTACCTGCTCGAGGCTATCGAGACGCGCCACGACCGTTACAACATCCAGCGCATGCACCTGTGGAAGTATGAGCGCGAGGGCCGTGCGTTGGTCGTCGCTCCGCAAAAGCCGGTCGAGGTCGGCCATGTCGAGCGCGATCCGGCAAAGCTTTTGGACCTATATATCCAGGGCCGTCAGGAGGCAAAGCGCCTGCTCGCGGAAATCCAAGAGTTCGTTGAGCGCTAA